The genomic region TTGCGGATTAACCCTTTAACTGAACTCTGCTGCTTATATTGTTCGAGCCGAACAATTATATCCCACTtctgattttcataaaatttctaaGCTACTTTTATAGTCAATTAAAAATCAGCCTACTTACCAAACAATTATACaattataggaaattttttgtCTAATTTAAGTATTGCCTTTCATTGCCTGTAGCATTTTGttaagtattaataaaaaataaatataaggttgtcaaaaaagtcttgcggtatttttattgaattttcaattgttcataaaattggttaaaataatgcgatttaagtcaaatatgcgccgttttgttcgatgacgagttcccaacgagatgccaacttcagaatgcccctcttataaaagctcgcttccctattgtcaaaaaactcggagagccaattttcacaggactctcttgtggacaacttccgactaccaagctcgttcgccatggacagaaataggtggtaatcacttcgtGTGAGAttcggactatacggtggatgcaaaagaacctcccatccgagctcccggagcttctagcgcgtcaccaaagatgtgtgtggcctggcgttgtcctgatggaagacaattcggcctctgttgatcaaagatggcctcttctgcatgagtgctgcattcaaacggtccagttgttgacagtacaggtccgaattgagcgtttggccataggggagcagctcatagtggatgattccctgccaatcccaccaaacacacagaagaaccttcctggccgtcaatccaggcttggccaccgtctgggcagcttcaccgcttttcgaccacgaccgtttgcgcttcacgttgtcgtaagtgacccacttttcatcgccagtcaccatccgcttcaaaaacgggtcgattttgttgcgattcagaagcgattcgcatgcatccatacgagcaaaaatgtttttttacgtcaagtcgtgtggcacccatacatcgagcttctttttgaatccaaggttcttcaaatggtttataacggtttgatgactcatgcccaactcttggccgatgctacggctgctactatgccggtctctttcgatcaattcagcgattttatcgcaattttcgacgacaggccttccggaccgtggcgcatcttcgatcacctatgcaccagaacgaaaacgttgaaaccatcgttgtgcggtggaaatggaaactgtatcgggtccataaactgcacaaattttattggcagcatgagatgcatttttgcctttatcgtagtagtactgtaaaatatgccgtattttctctttattttgctccatgtttgcgacgctataactcacgaacgactaaaagcaaacaacaattaatcaaacacgtgttagcacgtgaaaagagctttccaaaaagctctagcgttaaccgatgcgacgaatacaactagaactacgcgcttgcaaagacaagctggcggaaataccgcaagacttttttgacaaccttatattttgaCAAAACTACGTTTACGTTGTAAAATTCAGCGCTTTTACTAAGTTCCAAGAGCtataagtatatttaaatttatattaaaatgtgtTAATGCATAGTTTATTTGGAGAATCGTTTTTGCTGTCGCAAACGATATATGTCATTGGCGGGTGGCGCCGGTGTCTGCGTCTCCTCATCGCTGTCGTCACCGCCGGGCAGCATGCGCCGTCGCTTCAGGCTACCCGCATCGCCGGTACACACGCTGTCATCGACAATCCAATGCACCGACTTGGCCAGATCAAAGAGTTTAGTATCGCAACCATGATCACCGACGGGCAGGGGAACAGCTATAAAGGGCAAATTGTAAATggtgataaattggcaaatgaacaaatttgtttgacaACAGCAAAGAAAACACGCACCATCTGGCAGCTTGATGCGGTTGAAAATGTCGAAAAGCATTTCAATGGAGACAAACGGGCCGCGGAAGGAGACCGGCGGCGGCAGCTGTGCACATAGCGAAGCCAATGCGGGCGGCTGTGGGAAGGTGCCACCTGCAAGCGGGTGCTCGCCGGGATGCGAATTCACTTTCGGCTTGTAGGGTATCATTTGTGAGAAGTCAGGGCGTGGCAATGAGACAACCTGTTCCACATCGGGTTCATCTGGTTTAGCAGCTGTGGCGGATAGTGATTTATTCGTCATGATACCAACATTCTGGAAGATCGATAGAGACAGTTAATAACTGTTACATTTAAAATGTAGTAAATGATTTGTCAATAACTCGAAAACTATGCAGAATCTTCTAATGAGGTGAGGAGAGTGACGCTATGGGCATTTGTAGCGTACGACATGAAAAGAAAATGCTGAAGCAGCCAGTTGGCAAACTTACGTAAATTTTCTAGCGTTTTCAGCGCAAGCAGCATTGAAGTTTCAATTACAAAcgtatacaaataataataatgtgtaGCCTTTTTATTGGTACAATTCAGTAGTAGCAAACTTCAACTCACCTCTGTGTAACCGATAGAGCGCAGCTCAACGCTTGTGCAGGGATAAAGATCCAAAAATTTGTAGCGATCCACCAACTGTGCAGTCTCCTTACCTTCATACTCCTTCAGCTGTAAATAAAGTGCGAAGAATTTACAACCAGCTCAAGTCTCTAACCTCTAACCGCCAGCTATTACTCACATTTTCCAGCACAGCGCTCCGCCGTCGCTCCACTTTTACAATACTCGAGAGATCGCCAATGTTGGACTCGAATTCCAGAAAGCGATTCCACACATCCACACTGAGTGTTGGTGTGAGGCCACCTGACGATAGTACGCGCTCAAACAGCACGCGCGTGTTATTATCCTCATTCAAATGTGACAAGTAATCAATGTAGCACATGACGTACTCTGGACTACCGCCAAAGCGTTTCAAACCAAGTTCGAAAATACGAAAAGCAATATCCTTATCCTTCGAACAGTAGTATTCCATCAGAGCAGCGGCAACGAAAACGTGATAGCGTGAGCGCACATCTTCACGCGCTTTCTTGAAGACAGCGCGCGCCGATTTGATTCCCTCCGCGCGACGCGCAAATTTCATATATTGCACATAAGCCTATGGAAGGGTAGAAAATTGCTTAATGTTTTCATAACGAGCGCATATTGCATACCAGTGTCGGATCAATATCCGGTATGGACAGCAATTTATTGTACATAGCATGCACTTTATCGTACTTCATGCGTCCCTCCTCGAAGTCGGCATAAGCAAAGTAGAGCAaagcatttttgtttaaaacgCCGTTGATCGAACGCTCTAATATGTTAGCGCATTCATCGCCGAAAATTTTAGCAGCTTGCGTATCCTGTGGATGAGAAAAAAGTGAGTATTACAACAATTTTAAGTGAATGAGACAAGTGGTCTCGTATTTACAAGTGAACACAGTGAGTGGGCGATGTCGTTGGAAGCATCATTGCACTTGCATGATTAGCGGAACacaaaactatttatttcacatttataGCAACTGAGCATTTTTCTTAATTCGTataattatttctttgttttaattaacaaaaatcacatGCAACTGCATCAATACAACCAAGCATCAGTGGGcaagttttttgtataaataaaagaaagtagTTGGACGATTTGTAATAATATTGTGTTGCGCATAGCACGCATCACACagcgttttatttgcatattttcccGCATAACTGCGGTCTTGCACAAGTAAGCACTGTCGTAAGTTATTTATAGTTGCGCGCAAAGTAACGCCGTAAATTCGCAACATCCGCAAATTGCACTCCACAAATGCGTCGTAAAGTTGGAGTGGCAGTAAAAGTATACTGGTGCAACTgtgaaattctaaaaatacAATTATAAGTTTATGCAACACAATACGCACGCCTTTTTCTGCTAACGCTTGAGCGCTTTGATCGAGATACTGTGCGGCTTGATGCCACACCGCCGGATGATGAGTGAGCACCAACAAGCACTGTTCCGTTGCAAACATGACACGACGCGTTATTAGTGCTGTATCCTCAGTTCGTAGTGGATTTGATTTctcaaaagcaataaattttttccacagTTCAACctgaaatacataaaaataattagttgTAGTGGGGAAATATTAGTGTGGCATATATACCTGCTTCATTTCCTCTTTGGATAGCATTGGTGGTACAGCAGGTAAATTGCGATTCAGTCCTTTGGTGAGTATTTCAAGCTCCTTGGCAACTCGGCGTGCGTTCATATAGTCCCTGCaggcagatttttttataacacaAATCGAAATTACACAAATAGAtattatgctgttacaacaacaacaataataataacaacaacaacaacatgcaccTACTTAGAACGCTCTAAAGTCATCTTCTCCGATATTATTGGATTAATGTTATGCTCGAACGCAATATAGTCTTTCCATAATTGTTCGATGCCGACTATGGGCGTAACCACCGCTTTCTGATAAACTCGTCGTACAgctgttattttttgattttccgCGTAACTACCCACTGCTTCAACACTGCgcagaaaatttatataatCCTGCCAAATGGAAAACGAATGCAAGTCCATGCCAATTTTCTCTAGAGCAAAGTCGTAAGCCTGCGCAAGCTTTTctctataacaaaaaaaatcaaatttaattttgaatgcaTTAATTTGTCGTAACAAAGAATCGTACTTGTGCGTGCTCAACCCAGCTTTTGTCTCCTTTACATAAGTCAGATATAACTTCCACAAgtcgatatttaaaatttttaccaaagaACGCTGAAACAACTTTTCAACACGTTCAAAATTTCTACCCTTCATCTCCTGCTCGATGTAGATTTTCCAATAACGCGCTGTAGTCGGGAATACATTCACCAGTGATTCATACAAGCTGCGTACATCGTTTACCGGCCGAGTTTGTGCCTCACGCAACAACACAGACCACGATTCGATGTCATAGGGACGCATCTCCACCACCTGTTGAGACCGCACCAAACGTTCGTGGCCCCATTCCTGCACGAAAAATTTGgatattcacaaaaaattcaGATATTCGCAAATATATCTTAAGCATTTCGCGACTTCTACTTACTATATCAATCTTAATTTGCTCCCGTACAGACATGATTATTGCTTTAAGTACCGGTACACGCGGCTGTTGCTATCCTTTGTAGTGACGCTCAACAGATATATATATTGTTATACCCGCTCAAAAACACGTATTGTATACAAACTGCACTTCGTTTTGCGAAATTTCAATAGTATTcttctaatatatttcttaatttgtcgcaaattttagaaattagCAAAAGACGCCAGAAGCGAAGGTAAACTTTGCCTTAGCatgtataaaaaatgtgaaatgtcaCGAACGTCAAATCCTCTATCTAAAACTCACCACACCAATGCATGATGCCATATGTTGAAACTTAAATTTTCGAGGAAAATCAATAAAGTATTTATATCTTTTATAAGCAATATGCAAGCATATGATCTTAAGGAGAAAACTATCCAAATATATTAACACACTACTAATATCagttaaaaatatagaaaatatagaTTCCCATATTCTTTATACCAATTtagttgtattcaaacttttccACAACATCTTTTCTGAAATTCAGCTTGTTTGTCTATGGTATaagcatatttttgtaaaaacagtttTCTTACAAGTGAactgttttatataaaaatgtcgaaattaaatatcaaatatgTATGGAAAAACTTGATCGCAACAAAGatgatacaaatatatattgtattatctACTTAAAGCCGTATTCGTTTCGCCATCCGTTAGCAAGAGGCGAATAGATGTTGCAACTGGCATAAATAAACATGTGTTGGCATCACTGCAAAAGAGCTGCAAAAATGACAAttgtttggaagcacttaatgaatattaaaaataaaataatatcagaGAAGGGAGCTAGCAGCTTTGAATATAATgagttatttcaattttatgagGTAATAGTCATACTCGCTGGTAGCGCATtatgctcgataactttgttgttttagcagcataaacattaatGTTTATTGTAGGCACCTTCGATTCACCATTTCTCTGTCCGCTATCTATAAGCTCtactaacttgacgaaaaatttgcatgtgaaagcaacaacaaagttatcgaacaAGATTTGCAGCTAGCGTGTCTACTGTCAACAAAAACATGGACAGAAACGAGAACATAAAGTTTGTTGACAGAACACGAGATTCAAAAGTAACGAGtttaaacaacaaagttttcccTGTATGAACCCACTCTTACTTAGactcattaagtgcttccaaacaattgtaatttttggcagctcttttccagtgctaccaacatatatttatttattaaagttgcTTCATTTATTCGCCACTTGCAGACGTTTGGCGAATCGAAGAggctttttaatatattacatatttgatgaatgttgccggagtgatagtccttggccgTTTAAAAATCCgaataatactaaaaataacattaacacattgttgttgctttcaaatttttagtcAAGCGAACAGAACTCAAACAAAGATCGAAAGTGAATCGAAGATGgcttatatgtaatatttttattttcatatacacaTAATCAGGCATCACTACTTTATCCACTGTCATGAAGTGGcggcagagaacgttaatatatgaattaacgttctctggtggCAGCTCTTgcgaaacaaagaaaaactagCAGTAGCAAAAATGACGGATGATTGTGATTAAAGTAAATGCAGAAAGTGAATGAGACGTCGCGTTTGAATTaaagtttcaattaaaaaacCGCAGCCgaattttgaaagattttgcTTTCTGATAAAACGGATAATAAACCTAACTGTTGTGTATTCCTCGAAAATATTCGGAAAACTTATAATAACCCACCCTCAAATCAAATGTCTGTCCAGTTTGCATAGCATAGAATCAAAAGGAGAGAAATCAAGTGAAAGACTTGGAAAAGGGAGCGAAGCAACAACGAAAGAAACGTCGTCTCAGCCGCTGTTTGCGTTGCCGTCACAGTATTTGCCGTGAGCACATATACTATTGTCGGTGCTGCCGTTGTCGTCGTCTACAAAGTGAAGTGTTGAGTGTGTGAATGAGGGGAGTTGGAGACGTTGGTGCTGGTCACTTGACACgagaaattatagaaaaaaacggAGCATAATAATCTGCTTGTGATATACAAGTCCCTGAATGGTGGGCACATCTCACACCTCAAAAACAGTGCATATATTTTGGTGCTGTCATTTCTAATATCCACCCACCTTCGCCGAAATTGCCAAAATCAATTCGTATTCAAAGCAGCGGTAATCGACAACACTATATCTCAGTAGCCACTACAAATGTCAAAACTACATTTGAAAATCAACTTTTAACATGTCTTGCATATCAGAAGCGATAAATATCAGCATTCTTCCAGATTAGGCGATATTAGCGTACTCCAAAAGTCGGTGTCTCACACCCAAcaacaccaccaccactaccaccAACCGGCCTCGCATTACATAGCCGATTGAGACGCTTATCAGTGCTGCATAAGAATCAGTGTAGTTGGACATTGTAGCGATAAAAACGaaccgaaaataaaaaataagattcaGCGTGAAAACATAGCAACAAAAACTCAGCACAAAATAGTGGAAAATCAACGAGTCCACGCTCAATTCCTTACATTAACTGGGATAATTGTTTACTTGTGTTGCTGTTCGTTGAGTGGGTGTTGCTGCTATTGTTAATCGAAGGGGAAACGCCACCAGTGCCCAATAGCTAAACGACATGGCACGAGGCTTTgaccatttatttaaattacttaTTATAGGTGATAGTGGTGAGTAGCTCTTAGGAATATGTAGCATAATTGAAAAAAGCACGCTTGCACATCCTTAGGGGAATTTGGGTCAATAGATGCTATGGAATGAACTGCATTACGTCCCTGAAATAAGCTAATTATAGACAGAACTCAATGCAGAAAACCAAAGAAACAAGTAAAGGCACACATAGCCGGTGTATGCATCGCTGTGCTAACTGCCAACTAGCCTATAAAACAGAAGATGACTAATTTTGTACGCTGGCCGTTGGTCCGCTAGTTTGTGTGACGGATGTGCCTGCTTCCTCTGTTTTTTGTTGAGCGAAACTGTGTAATTTGAAGTGGTATATTTAATCAaactttcataaattttgtttttaataaattataaagaaaGAGCCAATTTAATGCTACGATAACGTCACATACGTATATTGTAGTCGTCTCCATGCTCCCCAGTATGTTGTCaccattacaaaaacaacatgtTTGGGAGATTGGTTTAATtacggttttaaaaatttaactattgaaaatattCCAACGAAAAAATCGGTATGAGTTTATTACTTTATCTGACACAAGTCGGAATGTAATCCGTGCTAAAAATCGCACACTTTGCAGTAGGACGGATTAAGCACACTCATTGGGCAACACTTTCGAAGACGACTGCAAAACATTTAAGTGTGTCATTTGATTCGTAGTTTATttctttacttatttacttttaattgctTTTATGCATTTTCCACTTAACCTCCCtttcttgtttgttttcaattaaatttaattttggcgCTTCATTTGACTTTCAGGCGTTGGCAAATCATCACTGCTGATACGTTTCTCAGACGACACATTTGCCGGCACTTACATTACCACCATCGGGGTGGATTTTAAGATCCGGACTGTTGTCATCGATGGACTCCGCATCAAATTGCAAATATGGGACACTGCCGGACAGGAACGCTTCCGCACTATAACGAGCACCTACTACCGCGGTACGCATGGTGTGATAATCGTGTACGATGTAACGAATGGGGAATCATTTGCAAATGTGCGTCGATGGTTGGATGAGATACAAAACAATTGCGATGTGGTCAACAAAGTGTTGGGTAAATAGCCGAGTGTTTGAGAATATCTGAATTGCAAATCTAAGCGTGCTTATCATATTTTCTCTGTAGTGGGAAACAAAAATGACGATCCAGATCGTAAAGTGGTCATCACCGAGGATGCGCAACGGTTTGCGCGTCAAATGGATATTGAGCTGTTCGAGACGTCCGCCAAAGACAATACCAACGTGGAGGAGATGTTCCTCGCCATAACGCGGCAGGTGCTGCAGCACAAGCTGCGTAACGCACAAAACGAACAACAAAAGGACAGTATCACTCTGAAACAACAAAAGAGTAAACGAAAAAGTAAATGTTGCAGTTGAAATGCACGCAATCCCTCAACGGTTTTGTGTAAAACGCGCAATAAAACCACAGTACtcagcatattttaaaattatatattattaaataacgAAAAACATACCACATACACATGCGCCAACAATACACGTATATGTATGCTtggaaatatacaaaaacaaaactccaCTAGCACACACCTGAACACCGTAGCCGTATTCGAGTGTGCCAGTTGTAAAAATGTGTAATCGAATCGGTAGAAGAAGTGTT from Anastrepha obliqua isolate idAnaObli1 chromosome 2, idAnaObli1_1.0, whole genome shotgun sequence harbors:
- the LOC129238833 gene encoding protein suppressor of forked is translated as MSVREQIKIDIEWGHERLVRSQQVVEMRPYDIESWSVLLREAQTRPVNDVRSLYESLVNVFPTTARYWKIYIEQEMKGRNFERVEKLFQRSLVKILNIDLWKLYLTYVKETKAGLSTHKEKLAQAYDFALEKIGMDLHSFSIWQDYINFLRSVEAVGSYAENQKITAVRRVYQKAVVTPIVGIEQLWKDYIAFEHNINPIISEKMTLERSKDYMNARRVAKELEILTKGLNRNLPAVPPMLSKEEMKQVELWKKFIAFEKSNPLRTEDTALITRRVMFATEQCLLVLTHHPAVWHQAAQYLDQSAQALAEKGDTQAAKIFGDECANILERSINGVLNKNALLYFAYADFEEGRMKYDKVHAMYNKLLSIPDIDPTLAYVQYMKFARRAEGIKSARAVFKKAREDVRSRYHVFVAAALMEYYCSKDKDIAFRIFELGLKRFGGSPEYVMCYIDYLSHLNEDNNTRVLFERVLSSGGLTPTLSVDVWNRFLEFESNIGDLSSIVKVERRRSAVLENLKEYEGKETAQLVDRYKFLDLYPCTSVELRSIGYTENVGIMTNKSLSATAAKPDEPDVEQVVSLPRPDFSQMIPYKPKVNSHPGEHPLAGGTFPQPPALASLCAQLPPPVSFRGPFVSIEMLFDIFNRIKLPDAVPLPVGDHGCDTKLFDLAKSVHWIVDDSVCTGDAGSLKRRRMLPGGDDSDEETQTPAPPANDIYRLRQQKRFSK
- the LOC129237874 gene encoding ras-related protein Rab-35-like — its product is MARGFDHLFKLLIIGDSGVGKSSLLIRFSDDTFAGTYITTIGVDFKIRTVVIDGLRIKLQIWDTAGQERFRTITSTYYRGTHGVIIVYDVTNGESFANVRRWLDEIQNNCDVVNKVLVGNKNDDPDRKVVITEDAQRFARQMDIELFETSAKDNTNVEEMFLAITRQVLQHKLRNAQNEQQKDSITLKQQKSKRKSKCCS